The Tamandua tetradactyla isolate mTamTet1 chromosome 6, mTamTet1.pri, whole genome shotgun sequence genome contains the following window.
AGCAAATAAAGGAATGAGATGAGTATTTTTTAGATCcagttctattttctttctcaggcTTAATATAAACAGACCAGAAAAATGACAGGGAAACAACTGCCAGAAGGAGAGAGGTGATAGAGTCACGCGACCCATGACTCATCCCCATTCCTATTCCTGAGCTCTTAATAGCAAAACGCTCTGACAACTCCTTATTTACCCGAGGAACCAGAGGACTAGTTCTGAAAACTGGCAAAGAGCACTTTTTAGGCCAAAACTTCTTGATGAAGGCTAAGCTAGAAGCCTGAGGTTATCAAAAAGCCTCCCTTTACTCAAATTAATTTGTTCTATAAACTTAAAGCTGGGAAGTCCTAAAACAAACTCTACTTTCTTTATACTTTAGTATCCTGTTCTAAGTGAATTTAATGGTAGCCAAAGACTGAATGAAGTAGCTAGACGTTGCTTTTTTTCAGCTATTTTAGAATCTGATTACTTACTAAGATAGCCTAACACCACCTAGTACTGGAGACCCTCAGGAGTGTTTGCTAGAAAATAAATTAGAGCCAAGTTTGGAACCTTGGATTCCACATTAACCAAGAATGCTCACTTTGGGCCATTCTGAAGCAGGACTCTTCAATATTGAGAGTCAAAAAGACATACAAGTCTCACAAAGCATCTTCTCCAACTTCAGAAATTATGTTGATAACCTTAACTGCCATTCTTTTCTAGATCCATTCTTTGCCATACTCTGCCTAAGACCAAGGAACTTCAAAAGGTTCTCTACATATCACTTGCTACTACTAGGAATCTAAAACAATGAACTGAACAGTCCAAATGTCTTGatagataaatttgcttacttaCAGGCATCACAGGCTCTGGGTCAACTTGTCCAGCCTTCCGCTTAACTCCctgaggtggtggtgggggcatgGTTGACTCATCTAAGTTTGTTCTGCTAGTTTCCATCACAGATTCCTGGAGGCGGCTTGGCTCTTCCAAAATGGGCTCATCTGCAATTAGTTATATGAAAAGATGATGTACATCATACAATTTTGAACAACTTTTTAGAACCATTTACTTTATGTACACTAAGATATAAGTACTTTCTCTTAAGAAGACCAGATAAAATTTCACCTCTACAGAGATTACTCAATTATTTTACATACTTAAAGGTAGGAAGGAGTTTTAAGAGTATAAATCCCACCTCCAGTCCAATACAGGACAATCCTTCAGCAGGCTGTCACCTAGGAGCCTTGAAAACAGAAAGTTTCATCTCTAACAAAGCAATTGGATATAATGCATTTCCCTGTCAAAAAATTTGAGTACAGCCCTTCATTCCTGATCTCTTTTACTCTGGCAGGACACAAGGTACATTTTAGGCCAGATACTCATTTAAACTTTATCAGGGAACTATTCCAATAGAACGAACCAATAACATCACGTTGCTGATGTTGCTGTTGCTGATCATCTCTGGGAACCTCTggattttcaaattctttaagGAACTCATCCAAATTATCAgcctctcctcctttcctcctttttctgaGGTCTTCTGGTACAAGTGGTGTAAGACAGCGTGTAAAGAGCTATAgagaaaatgaattaagaaaaaaaattaattattaaagacaaaaaacaaaaaacacactaaCTGAAAACCTACCACCgacatttctattttctcttgtttttaaaaagacagttgTTAACAGTGCACACATTTTTATACTCATGCACTTAAAACAACCCAATTGGAATCATATCAAATAGCTTTACATCATATTTGTTTCACATTTATTAGATGGCAatctttttaactatttttattggTTGCATAATATCTGACTGAATAGATACATAACTCACACAAAAAGGTTctcttttttcaatattttaggttccttttttccccctttaaactGTAAACACTATAATAAACATGTTCATGGCAGTGGTTTTCTCTGTATTTTGAATTTCTTCCTTAGGAAAAACTTCTAATAGTGAGACTACTGATcaacaaatataaatatcttAAGGATCATTTTCCAAATGATATATTTCAGTGCTTCCAACAAAGAGCAGTTTCACCATAACCTTGGTGCTTTGGAGGACATCAGATTTAGAATACAGTGAAATATACAGCAAAATCAATTGGTTCCAtgcatatttccattttatacaaGTCTAACAGCACTGTTTCACTCATCAGACTCCTCTGTAACTTGTTTTGTAATAGTCTGGAAACCAATGAGaatagaaaagtgaaaaattctcTTATAGAGTCATATTCTCTATTGTGGGAAAAGTTTTACTCAGAAAATGTGTAAATACTGCACATTTGAAACAGTAGAAACTAAGGCAAGATAActaatagtttattttaaaagggtgaaGAGAAAAACCATTATTAAAAACTTCAGAGACTTTTTAATATAGGGAACACTCATTCTATATCTCTTAAAAATGTTACTGTCATTTTATTTCAATACAATGTGCTATGGATATTCTTGATAAGAATACAGCCATCAAAAGTTCAGGTTATAGTACATTGTGAtttaagggaggaaaaaaaagttgcCAGTCAAACGATAACCTGACCCAAAACGATtcaaaattttcagaattttattttttttaaaaagataaaaatgtatatgagtattaaaaattctgcaaatTATATTACCTTCAGTAGTCTATTGTTCCACAAAGGCTGAGCAGGTAAAGAGAAAAGTTTTTCCACTCCTCCTGTCTCTTTCCACATCATCAATTTCTTGGTGGGTGGTGCCAGATCCAAAGTAGTAACAATATCAGAATAATCACTAAGTTGGGCTCTTATTGTCTTGCTATCCAACTCCTTGACACTGTCAACAAttagctttctcttcctcttggcttttgtttctttgactggaatgaaaaaagaaaataaggtcaTTTTCTTGACAGAGCAGCATTAAATATACAGCAACTATACCTGGTTTTCATTATATCCCTGCTTTTCTACAAACAGACTTTAGCAGAAAAGCTAAGCTTCATGAGGGGGGCTAGAATTTATTAAGTGATGTTTCCAAAGCACCTACAACAGAAGTtggcacacagtagatgctcaataaaaaaCTGCCAAATAAATGAATAGGTATAGACTTCTAACACAAAACGAGTAAACTAAATGCAAGAGTCAGTACTTTTTTGCCCATGTAGTTTTATAGTATAAACAATGAACATATACTTGATTCAGACTTTGGCTCAAGTTCTGGGTtctaccatttactagctgtgtgactacAAAGAACTGTTAAATTCACTTTATgtctattttctcatttgaaacaGTGCCCATGACCCAGGGGCTGTAAGATACTTAGCTTAATTTCTGGTATAGATTACGTCCTGTGTAAATGGTTGTGATCACTATTATGGGATTAAATAAATCCCTCAAGATTTCATACTGTCAAACCGGTATGCCGTATATATTTTTACACATAAAATACACATATGGTTCAAAATCTGAAAGATGTCTTATAATGACAGCTTTTCTCTAATCTCAAGTCATCCAGCTACTGAGTTCCATTCCCTGAAAGTAAAATTCCTAGTTCTTAGAATGACCAACAAGGCTTGTCTATGCTATTTTAAATACCATAGTACTTTTTATCACCCTTACCTTTTACAGTTCTCTGTAATATTTGTCACTAATAGATAATACAAACGATATTTTACATATTGACTTTATTACCCATGTTTCTCTAACTGGTATTTAAATTCCATGAGGATAGGTTATCAGACGAAGTCACACTTTTTTAGTGATCAGATTTTCAATAGGAAAACTGAAAAGTGAATTCTGTTCCACTTAAAAACAACTGCCTTGAACCATATAAAATTGATTCCAAATATTCCACACCACTGTTTTCCTTTAATCAttaagaaatttgaaaatttcacATCTAAATTACTTAGTATAAATTGCTTCCCTTACTCTGAAGTAGCCACCCACTTAAATAAGGTGTTTGGCTCTATTTCTTAATAAgtactaaaagaaatactaatttcAGAAACTTTGATTTTTGATatcaaatatttgctattttcagTATTTAGACTTTCCCAAATTGGCGACCCAAAGTACAGATTCTAGAACTCTAGAAGATGATTCTTGGTCAATTCTATACTTCATTGGAAAATGCCCTGCAATCTGGAAGGTCTTCTAATTGTTATACATGCGATCTATCATTTTAGGAACCCGAAAAGACTAAACTACATACTAGGAGAAAACCTGCTCtatacttttttatatttcatagCAAAAGATACTCAAATTATAACTGAGTACAATAAAGATCCATGACATGTGACTATGACAAAGCAGAAAGCAGCTTACTTATCAAAAATGACAGCAGATTAGTGGTTAAGCAAGAGCCAGAACTAGGACTTATTCTCTTTAAGTTTTATAAATCAAAAAGTTCGTTTGCTCACCAGTTATATCGATAGGTTCCAAAGCAAATGCTTCTTCCTCATTGGGAACAAGTGTTGTTTGATCAGTCATAGTTGGCATTGGTTCAACAGGATCCACTGAATCAGGACTATCAGGTCCACCCACTATAAATAAAACATGGTCACAAATGCTtggatattttatattctatCACTGGGGAAAATATCCctcttgaaataaaaagaaaccctgtTGGTACCAAGAAAAGAACTCTGCTAGTTATGAGGAAGCCTCTCCAGAATTGAAACCAATTGACTAAAAAATGGGGAGAGACATAGGACCAAAATAAGATACTAGTAATCAATCACAAGCACTGTTTTAAAGGACGTTTTTATTTATAGTTCATGAAAAAGCtaaaattttttgtttctcaTCTTTTATGTTAGATATTTTTTCAGAAGACATACAAATTCCTACAATCACCAAACATGAAATGCTTACTTGATACGTTATCATCCTCATCCATATCATCATGTGCAGGCTGCTCTGGCAACATCACCCCTGCCTCAGAGAGGGCAGGAGGATCATCAAAGATACCACCATCATTATTACTAATAAGTTTGTCATCTGAAATAGGGAAAGTAGTTTAGTTATAATTTGAACAAGGAATGCTTCAAGAACAACAGCCACccactagaaaaataaaacttaaaatacattatgaaaaaatggattaaatttaacacTGCATTCAATCTGCATTTGTTTCTCCTTCAAGGTAGTTCATAAGTATATAAAAGAGTAAATGCAgtaatttctcatttatattttctacttCAGATTTTATATAACAATTAGTCACAATCCATATATGTAGCTAGATATGTGGCTCAAGACCCAGAATTAGCAACTGCTCCAAAACATCACAAGTGAATAAAGAAGTTGCTAGACTATCCATGATGTTGTGACCTACCTAATATACCACCAtcatttccttctccaaaattGTCATCCTTATACTGGTCTTCATATTCTAAATGATTAATTTTTTCATTCAGATTGCTGGTGCTCTGCTCAGGTTCAAGTAAGAGGTTGGAAGCACTAGTGCTTACTAGCATGTCATCATCCTCAAAAGCACTGCCTTCTCTCATTATCTCACGATCATCCATTCCAAAGTCGcctgaaaaatttttattaagttattagttgaaaaaattagaaatattataGTCACAAGAGAAAGCAGCTAATAATCATTACAATTAGAATGTCACATTTGTTTACTGATGTATTCTTTGCATGTTAAATACTAGTTTAAACTTCAAATTTTCAGCATCTAAATTTCACAAACTGATTTAATTACGCACAATTTATTATGATGAGCAAATTTAATCTTGGACTCTAATTTAGGTTACCCCTAAATGTTAGGTAAATctaaatatgtatgcatatttGTTAGGTTGTATTAACATTCAGACAAACTTTTTTGTTATAACATGTTATCAAGAAAAGATTTTGGCTTGCTATCATTTTTGAATACTTAGGTTTTCAGGTAGTAGTTACACAATGTAACTGTTCCAAAAAAAGCCTAGTTTAGAAGTGAGCATTACACATCAATGTTGTAATTTTTAACATAAATCAATACACAGGTTCTACCATTGAGTATGGGAGGCAAGAATAGGCAAACAATGAACTCTAAGTTTGGagcataaatggaaaaatgatgaTTAATACACTGATAGCAAGGCAAAGTCTTTCCTTGATAAAAATGCTTTAGATGaggttttgtgtttttctgttaatgtgatgtaaCATGTTtagttttcttgttgaatttgcTAGTACTGCCAGCTGGTAATTATAACATAGCTAATGGCTAGCAATTTGTGTGTCTATTACCAAAATCATTTTCCTGTAGGATACTGATGTTTCCAACTTCTTCTCTCATGGTTATCTCTTCCACTCTACTCTGGTTTAGGCTGAACTGCTGGGCCACATCAATGTCACTTTAAAAGAagttcaaatacattttaaatataagtcTCAAGTCTCATTGtaatatatttataagaaaaaatatactcATATAACCCACCAAAAGCTTACAAGCAATGTTTCATACTAAATAAATTGCAATAcaagattgtgaataatgatCGGACGTTAAtctgtatttaaaatttaaaaccatcAATGACCGCAAACAAAATATACTGAAATCACCACGTAAGATAATATGATAGAGGAAAAACTTAGAAATGCATGAGTTAGACAGGCATGGGTTACTATCTGGAACCTGTGACTTATAGGCTGTGTGTACTCTAAAATTTTACATAGTTTTCCTGAGACTCTTGCTctaataagaataacctcccatactgctttttttgtttgtctatttgtttttggcatgggcaggctccaggaatcgaacccaggcctctggcatggcaggtgagaattctgccactgagccactgttgcactgccccctcccatattgtttttgttttgttttgcaagggcaggcactgggaatcaaaccctggtctctggcatagtgggtgagaactctgcctcctgcccTTCCATATtgttttaacatattaaatacaaaataaaaaaacatgtaatGTTAAACATTAATTTGGAATATCATCCTGGCCAAATCCAGAATATAAATTTCACAAAACAAATGATCAGGTTTCTTTAGCAAATAAATGGCAATGAAAAGTACTTAAGAGGGAGGCAAGTCTAGTatagattcttaaaaaaaaaaactaaagaaaaaaaaattataggcgTACCAACCAAATGGAGTCAGGAGACTTCATATAGACCACTAttcaaacaaattgaaaaaaaaaacaatgcatcaCATGGGTACATCTGAGTATTTAGTGGCTATTATAAGGAATcaccaataattttttaaaaaggtatgaTGTGGCTATGGATATGTTTTAAAAACACTTCATCTCTACAGAGTCACAGACCGaagtatttacagatgaaataagacatattttatttgctttaaaataatgcagtggagtgtatttcctaatataacttatgtagatagtttgattgaacgccataagtacttggcatctcaggtaggacatgggattttgctggtttgtccagagtgatgccccaatgaatcccagagtgattcgatcagtgagtggaaaagtatctgcaaagcctccttcagggagtggtgagaacggggagaaattcaacttctctaagttgaattctttttttttatagctcagatgcagcttcattcagtgttttaacatgattactttacaattaggtattattgtgctgtccatttttgagtttttgtatctagtcctgttgcacagtctgtatcccttcagctccaattacccattatcttatcctgtttctaagtcctgctggactctgttaccaatgacatattccaagtttattctcgaatgccggttcacatcagtgggaccatacagtatttgtcctttagtttttggctagactcactcgcataatgttctctaggtccatccatgttattaacatgtttcataagtttatcctgtcttaaagctgcataatattccatcgtatgtatataccacagtttgcttagccactcttctgttgatggacattttggctgtttccatctctttgcaattgtaaataacgctgctataaacattggtgtgcaaatgtccgtttgtgtctttgcccttcactcctttgagtagatacccagcaatggtattgctgggtcgtatggcaattctatattcagctttttgaggaaccaccaaactgccttccacagtggttgcaccatttgacattcccaccaacagtggataagtgtgcctctttctccgcatcc
Protein-coding sequences here:
- the RAD21 gene encoding double-strand-break repair protein rad21 homolog isoform X1 encodes the protein MFYAHFVLSKRGPLAKIWLAAHWDKKLTKAHVFECNLESSVESIISPKVKMALRTSGHLLLGVVRIYHRKAKYLLADCNEAFIKIKMAFRPGVVDLPEENREAAYNAITLPEEFHDFDQPLPDLDDIDVAQQFSLNQSRVEEITMREEVGNISILQENDFGDFGMDDREIMREGSAFEDDDMLVSTSASNLLLEPEQSTSNLNEKINHLEYEDQYKDDNFGEGNDGGILDDKLISNNDGGIFDDPPALSEAGVMLPEQPAHDDMDEDDNVSMGGPDSPDSVDPVEPMPTMTDQTTLVPNEEEAFALEPIDITVKETKAKRKRKLIVDSVKELDSKTIRAQLSDYSDIVTTLDLAPPTKKLMMWKETGGVEKLFSLPAQPLWNNRLLKLFTRCLTPLVPEDLRKRRKGGEADNLDEFLKEFENPEVPRDDQQQQHQQRDVIDEPILEEPSRLQESVMETSRTNLDESTMPPPPPQGVKRKAGQVDPEPVMPPQQVEQMEIPPVELPPEEPPNICQLIPELELLPEKEKEKEKEKEDEEEEEDEDASGGDQDQEERRWNKRTQQMLHGLQRALAKTGAESISLLELCRNTNRKQAAAKFYSFLVLKKQQAIELTQEEPYSDIIATPGPRFHII
- the RAD21 gene encoding double-strand-break repair protein rad21 homolog isoform X2 codes for the protein MALRTSGHLLLGVVRIYHRKAKYLLADCNEAFIKIKMAFRPGVVDLPEENREAAYNAITLPEEFHDFDQPLPDLDDIDVAQQFSLNQSRVEEITMREEVGNISILQENDFGDFGMDDREIMREGSAFEDDDMLVSTSASNLLLEPEQSTSNLNEKINHLEYEDQYKDDNFGEGNDGGILDDKLISNNDGGIFDDPPALSEAGVMLPEQPAHDDMDEDDNVSMGGPDSPDSVDPVEPMPTMTDQTTLVPNEEEAFALEPIDITVKETKAKRKRKLIVDSVKELDSKTIRAQLSDYSDIVTTLDLAPPTKKLMMWKETGGVEKLFSLPAQPLWNNRLLKLFTRCLTPLVPEDLRKRRKGGEADNLDEFLKEFENPEVPRDDQQQQHQQRDVIDEPILEEPSRLQESVMETSRTNLDESTMPPPPPQGVKRKAGQVDPEPVMPPQQVEQMEIPPVELPPEEPPNICQLIPELELLPEKEKEKEKEKEDEEEEEDEDASGGDQDQEERRWNKRTQQMLHGLQRALAKTGAESISLLELCRNTNRKQAAAKFYSFLVLKKQQAIELTQEEPYSDIIATPGPRFHII